The DNA window GCACGTCGTTGCCGTCCACGAAGCGGTGCAGCACCCTCATGCGGGGTGACACCTTCCACATCCCGTGGACCAGCCCCTGCACACAGGCCTCCACCCCCTCCACCGATGCCAGCACCCCTTCGAAGCGCACACCCGGCGCGAGCGTGCCGCGAACCTTCGCCTCGTCCTTCGTGCTCCACGCGTCGAAGTACGCCTTCACCACATCCGAGGGATTCTTCATGTCCAGCCTCCTGTGCGAGTGAAACAACCCTCCCTCCAGGCGGTGACACCGGTGTGTCAGGTTTGTGTGCCACCCGGGCTCGCGAAACCTTCGCTGCGCACCTTGTCGGGCGTTGTGCCCGTCAACCGCCGGAACATCGCGATGAAGGCCGAGGCACTGCTGTAACCCAGGTCGAACGCGATGGCCTCCA is part of the Myxococcus landrumus genome and encodes:
- a CDS encoding nuclear transport factor 2 family protein, which codes for MKNPSDVVKAYFDAWSTKDEAKVRGTLAPGVRFEGVLASVEGVEACVQGLVHGMWKVSPRMRVLHRFVDGNDVLTWFEIHPFDKAPVQVANWSHVEDGLITHIRVTFDPRPMLEKR